A stretch of DNA from Limisphaera ngatamarikiensis:
CCCCCGCCCCTCCTTCGGCCCCTTCCCGCGCGAACCCCTCAAACCCATCAAACCCTTCGTCCGTGACCGCACCGATTCCATCCGCCAACAACTGGCCGGCCTCTCCAAGGGCCTCGAACCGGGCGAAGGTTTCCCCATGGGTCCCCCGGGAGGCGCACGCGGATCCGGACTCGGCAGCTTCGCAACGCCCCTGGCAACCCGCTGCGATTCCGACCGAAACGGTCAAATCTCACTCCAGGAGTTTGTCTCCGGCATGCTCGACCTGTTCCAACACTGGGACACCAACCACGACAACCAGCTCCGTTTTCTCGAACTCTACGCCGGCATCCAACAGACACTGACACCTCCACCCGCCTCGTTCCCACCCCGGCGTGAGCCCCCNNNNNNNNNNNNNNNNNNNNNNNNNNNNNNNNNNNNNNNNNNNNNNNNNNNNNNNNNNNNNNNNNNNNNNNNNNNNNNNNNNNNNNNNNNNNNNNNNNNNNNNNNNNNNNNNNNNNNNNNNNNNNNNNNNNNNNNNNNNNNNNNNNNNNNNAGTCCGCCGCCCATCTCGCGCCGCCATGAGCCACTTCCATTCTCATCATCGCCCCAACACAGCGCCCGTAAACCCGACACCGCACGCCGGCAGCCCTCCCGGCCCCGGCAGTCAGTGGGCCCCTTTCGGATTTCGCTCCGGTCTGCGAGGCCATGCTCGCAGGTTGGAACTGCAACGGAAACCTGAACCATCCTGCCAAACCTGGATCACACCATGAATACCGCACGTTTCGAAGAATCATTCCGCAACCTCCTCGGAACCCCCGAAATGGTCGCTGCCCTTCCGGAGCTCGTGCTGAGCCTCGCCCTTGCAGCCGCCCTGGCCGTCTTGATGGGGCTCGTGTACGTACGTTTCGGCTACTCCCTGTCCAATCGCCGACTCTTCGCCCGGAACTTCCTGTTGCTGGTCGTCACCACCACCCTGGTCATCAGCATCGTCAAATCCTCCCTGGCACTCTCGCTCGGGCTGGTCGGTGCCCTTTCCATTGTCCGCTTCCGCACAGCCATCAAGGAACCCGAGGAATTGGCCTACCTCTTCCTGGCCATCGGGGTCGGCCTGGGACTCGGAGCCGGCCAGGCTCTAATCACCATTGTCGCCCTCCTGATCATCC
This window harbors:
- a CDS encoding DUF4956 domain-containing protein, which translates into the protein MNTARFEESFRNLLGTPEMVAALPELVLSLALAAALAVLMGLVYVRFGYSLSNRRLFARNFLLLVVTTTLVISIVKSSLALSLGLVGALSIVRFRTAIKEPEELAYLFLAIGVGLGLGAGQALITIVALLIILGLIVIRGLTRRPPAQGNLYLTIGAPAPAGPTLQQLVQLLAESGASAVLKRYDHGPERLEAAFHASFPDPNALEQFIRKLRTLAPDASVTCMDDRTLAI